Sequence from the Candidatus Brocadia sp. genome:
ACACACGTTGCCTCGAAGGTTCCCAGCCCAAGAGGAACCGGACCGAGCGTTGCAACCATCGAAGCAACCACAAAACTCGGAAATACCACCAGAAACGAGGCCTCGTGCCCAATGGCATACAGCATTACATTCAGGGTATAAGCATCCAGTAAGAAAATAGTCCCTTGAAGTAAAGTTGTTTTCATAAACAGCGCAGGGCTTTTCAGCAGGTAACCCGGTGCATCACCAAGGGCGTTTAACAAAAAGGTTAAGCCCGGAATGCGCATCAAAATTCCCGGAAGCGGTTGCTTTTCACGGCGCCTCAGCCACAGAGTTCCTGCGGGAATTGCCACCGCAACAATGCAGAATACGGCTGTAACAGCCACGATCCACACGTGTAAGTCATGATAAAACCACAACAGCGCTATACTCGCAAACGCTGCAAGAAGGTAAGCCAGGTAATATGCTACCAGGCTGACCAGAAGAATGGCCATGCAGAGCGGTTTGGATATACCACGACGATTCAATGATGCAACCAGAAATACCGTTCCGCTCATACCACCACTGGGTAATGCCTGGTCTGAAAAAAGTTTCGCTACACCTAAAGGAACAAGCGACACTATTGAGTAACGTACACCAGCATATCTTAGCGTTTGATGCCAGACGGCAGCGGCACTGAAGTATGTTGTCGATTGAAGAAGAAGACCGGCAATCACCCATAATGGTTTTGCCTGGCGCAAAAGCTGGGCAAAGTGTTCTAATTCGCTGAAGTGGGTAACAAATACAACCAACCCTGCAAGAAAAATCAGGCTTAAAA
This genomic interval carries:
- a CDS encoding flippase-like domain-containing protein: MVSFMPQSNDKQSENVPLKSTLITRRLRVWFLSLIFLAGLVVFVTHFSELEHFAQLLRQAKPLWVIAGLLLQSTTYFSAAAVWHQTLRYAGVRYSIVSLVPLGVAKLFSDQALPSGGMSGTVFLVASLNRRGISKPLCMAILLVSLVAYYLAYLLAAFASIALLWFYHDLHVWIVAVTAVFCIVAVAIPAGTLWLRRREKQPLPGILMRIPGLTFLLNALGDAPGYLLKSPALFMKTTLLQGTIFLLDAYTLNVMLYAIGHEASFLVVFPSFVVASMVATLGPVPLGLGTFEATCVAMLSMLGITLEAAFTATLLLRGFTLWMPMFPGLWLAKRELR